In one Gopherus evgoodei ecotype Sinaloan lineage chromosome 1, rGopEvg1_v1.p, whole genome shotgun sequence genomic region, the following are encoded:
- the USF3 gene encoding basic helix-loop-helix domain-containing protein USF3 isoform X1, whose product MFSCMLALLSETMPEMTENETPMKKQHRKKNRETHNAVERHRKKKINAGINRIGELIPCSPALKQSKNMILDQAFKYITEMKRQNDELLLNGGNNEQAEEIKKLRKQLDELQKENGRYIELLKANDICLYDDPTIHWKGNLKSAKVSVVIPSDQVQKNIIVYSNGSQPGGNNQGASVQGITFNVGHNLQKQTANVVPVQRTCNLVTPVTISGVYPTENKPWSQTTVSPLASNQPVSAENILELSTSENEQDMLTSATASSKNASQSGTEQELRCSSSSTPQNDQNVPKIKNGQECTKLMKKTIMHGINIPSNTTIEASQVQQVNVTPSSIQGPRSEFQESFVVSATDTTCTPSVRLSIVDSLSSVNILKSTDLLSSAGMPVTSAIETVKAVTAISTLPAGPLDNCWSFSGSSGVGTSDLKNMSSLTRLPSAGITQTTWTTLQLAGNTVQPLTQTPSSVMTALLNEPVNSAGTISSTQNRHLAPSISLNTSVPGDGQAAEQIVVTLPSCPSVPMQPLITQPQVKTQPAGNIFPLNSAMQVIQMAQTIGSAVTAVPANQNVIILQPPNTTPCPPVVRAEVPSQTVSQQIVIIQAANQNSLPLLSAQPPGSLRVPVNGASPIASSNNSVQNTSAPQTFGGKHLVHILPRPPSLPSSSATQTFSVTMSNQQQPQTISLNGQLFALQPMMSSSGASNQAPMQIIQPTTSEDPNTNVALNTFGALANLNQSISQMAGQSCLQLSLSQPTNPTTASSQIAPINCVSLPTSAASSIVTESSTVLSSASNSINTSPKKASAGLPSNIKSKRTNKKTSTKKHLAANSKALCPMNPCRDAGKLDCTNVGATAEHSNSEGLLENMPVVSQALAVSQANSMAAPTDVSISDCQSKETLSSEQMVSLPELSSTEIQSSSPLESVMSEQFVLVPSSSKDSTALLQTSQNNPLPDSVLPESSKSCVTTSISMSSAPEAHVTISQISGASAPQNSVMTDHASEAESISETCSVGQVSSIVMQTTDLLEGQGLTKMLSDLTKERTAMLKPSFSLQVEHSDFPPENSKTIKSNVDLPEKQELLLMNTEGDALMQHHSCISDQEVVSGSLIASRQADSPMSTSSGSSRGFSVASMLPDTSREDVTSSTSTNTCNSCTFSEQTDIVALAARAIFDQENLEKSGGGIQVNLRDAASKSSEVAPLESEQQLFKPQTVKANVGQLEAAPNKFYAQDPVQTNVDRSVEKPSCSVGVEASNTVQISTSQSTNVTSLSVNNLIHQSRIIHPLVSCSGLSQPSEQAALSATGIRSMSSSSYVSQSPGSAMMTEYAQEQLSAIRANTMQAPQMQEPHLKQQNHESRKDSAKRAVQEDLLLSSAKRQKQCQTTPVRLEGVALTNRTPDSIADQTQMLVSQIPPNSSNPVVTVSNQGHTDGLNRLFPSNNNFVTSALRQTEVQCSSQPSISEQQGQAGGQHLQAIQHVPAQGVSHLHSNHPYLKQQQAGQLRERHHLYQLQHHVPHAESSVHSQSHNVHQQRAMQQEVQMQKKRSLVQGTQASQLSLQQKHHGNDQTRQKSGQPHPHHQQIQQQMQQHFGASQPEKNCENPSTSRNHHNHPQSHLNQDIMHHQQQDVGNRQQGSGVSSEHVSGHNQMQRLLTARGLEQQMVSQPSIVTRPSDMTCAPHRQERNRVSSYSAEALIGKTPSNSEQRIGISLQGSRVPDQLEMRSYLDVSRNKGLVIHNMQSRISVDHAVGSEVQRLSDCQTFKPNGASQQPTGNFDVQASRNSEIGNSVSSLRGMQSQSFRISQNTGPPIERQKRLPYQPVRGIPAGNALLPRDNENTCHQSFMQSLLAPHLGDQVSGSQRSISEHQRNTQCSASSTIEYNCPPARENVHIRRDGEGQNRESCDMSMGAINSRNSSLNIPFSSSSSSGDIQGRNTSPNISVQKSNPMRMTDSHGSKSHMNTPVSSNVHGVVRPALPHPAISHGNAEQGQPSVRQPNSSVTQRSRHPLQDNSGSKIRQPERNRTGNQRHGNVFDPSLPHLPLSTGGSMILGRQQSTIEKRGSIVRFMSDGPQVSNDNAAPDQHALSQNFGFPFIPEGSMNPPINANTSFIPPVTQPSATRTPALIPVDPQNTLPSFYPPYSPAHPTLSNDISIPYFPNQMFPNPSTEKPSSGGLNNRFGSILSPPRPVGFAQPSFPLLPDMPPMHMTNTSHLSNFNLTSLFPEIATALPPDGSAMSPLLSIANTSASDSSKQSSNRPAHNISHILGHDCSSAV is encoded by the exons AGTAAGAACATGATcctggatcaggcctttaaataTATAACAGAAATGAAAAGGCAAAATGATGAACTCCTGTTGAATGGAGGGAACAATGAACAAG CTGAAGAGATAAAAAAGCTCCGGAAACAGTTGGATGAACTCCAGAAGGAAAATGGGCGATACATAGAACTACTGAAAGCAAATGACATTTGCCTGTACGACGatcccacaattcactggaaaGGGAATCTCAAAAGTGCAAAGGTCTCTGTTGTTATTCCTAGCGATCAGGTTCAAAAGAACATCATTGTCTATTCGAATGGGAGTCAACCTGGTGGAAATAACCAGGGGGCATCTGTCCAGGGAATAACTTTTAACGTTGGTCATAacttacaaaaacaaacagccaACGTTGTACCAGTTCAGAGAACTTGCAATTTAGTGACTCCTGTGACCATCTCTGGTGTTTACCCCACAGAAAACAAGCCATGGTCTCAGACCACAGTTTCTCCATTGGCGTCCAATCAACCAGTTTCTGCTGAGAATATTCTTGAGCTTTCCACCTCAGAGAATGAGCAGGACATGCTTACCTCTGCTACTGCAAGCTCAAAGAATGCTTCTCAGTCTGGGACAGAACAAGAATTACGGTGTTCCTCAAGTAGCACACCACAGAATGATCAAAATGTccccaaaattaaaaatggaCAAGAATGCACCAAGTTAATGAAAAAAACAATCATGCATGGCATCAACATTCCTTCTAACACCACCATAGAGGCCTCTCAAGTTCAACAGGTGAACGTCACCCCTTCAAGCATACAGGGTCCTAGAAGTGAATTTCAAGAAAGCTTTGTTGTTTCTGCAACTGATACCACTTGTACCCCATCTGTGAGACTCTCCATTGTGGATAGCCTTTCTTCAGTAAACATCCTCAAAAGTACAGACTTACTAAGTAGTGCTGGGATGCCTGTGACTTCTGCAATAGAAACCGTTAAGGCTGTAACAGCAATAAGCACACTGCCTGCTGGTCCATTAGACAACTGTTGGTCTTTTTCAGGCTCTTCAGGTGTTGGCACTTCTGATTTGAAAAACATGAGTAGCCTTACACGGCTCCCTTCAGCTGGAATCACACAAACCACGTGGACTACTTTGCAGCTAGCAGGAAACACTGTTCAGCCACTAACCCAGACACCATCCAGTGTTATGACTGCATTGTTAAACGAGCCAGTTAATAGTGCTGGTACCATATCTTCCACCCAGAACAGACATTTAGCTCCAAGCATCAGTTTGAATACTTCTGTGCCTGGAGATGGGCAGGCAGCTGAACAAATTGTTGTTACCTTGCCCTCTTGCCCATCTGTACCTATGCAGCCATTAATCACTCAACCACAGGTTAAAACACAGCCTGCTGGAAATatctttccattgaattcagctATGCAGGTAATTCAGATGGCTCAGACAATTGGGTCAGCTGTTACTGCGGTTCCTGCTAATCAGAATGTCATAATTCTGCAGCCTCCTAACACCACGCCATGTCCCCCAGTGGTGAGAGCTGAAGTCCCCAGCCAAACCGTTAGTCAACAGATTGTAATTATACAAGCAGCTAATCAgaattctcttcctctcctctctgcACAACCCCCTGGTTCTCTCAGAGTTCCTGTGAATGGAGCCAGTCCAATAGCAAGCTCTAACAACTCTGTGCAAAATACCTCTGCTCCACAAACTTTTGGAGGGAAACATCTTGTCCATATATTACCAAGACCACCTTCTTTACCATCTTCTAGTGCTACACAAACTTTTTCAGTTACAATGTCAAATCAACAACAGCCTCAGACTATTTCTTTAAATGGACAGCTGTTTGCATTGCAACCTATGATGTCCTCATCTGGAGCTTCAAATCAAGCCCCTATGCAAATTATTCAACCTACCACTAGCGAAGATCCGAATACCAATGTTGCCCTCAATACATTTGGTGCTTTAGCTAACCTCAATCAGAGCATATCACAAATGGCTGGGCAAAGCTGTTTACAGCTGTCCCTTAGTCAGCCTACTAATCCAACAACTGCCAGCAGCCAGATTGCCCCAATTAACTGTGTTTCATTACCAACTTCTGCAGCATCTTCCATAGTTACTGAAAGTTCAACAGTGTTATCCAGTGCTTCTAATTCTATAAACACTTCTCCAAAAAAAGCTTCTGCTGGTTTGCCATCAAACATAAAATCAAAAAGGACAAACAAAAAGACAAGTACTAAAAAACATTTGGCAGCCAACAGCAAAGCATTATGTCCAATGAATCCTTGCAGAGATGCAGGGAAGCTTGATTGCACTAATGTGGGAGCTACAGCAGAGCATTCAAATAGTGAAGGACTGCTTGAAAATATGCCTGTAGTATCACAAGCCTTAGCTGTATCACAAGCAAACAGCATGGCAGCACCAACTGATGTAAGCATTTCTGACTGTCAATCCAAAGAGACTCTGAGTTCTGAACAGATGGTGAGCTTACCAGAGCTGAGTTCAACAGAGATACAGAGTTCATCACCGCTAGAATCTGTGATGTCAGAACAGTTTGTACTAGTTCCATCAAGTTCCAAAGATTCCACTGCTCTTCTGCAAACATCTCAGAATAACCCATTACCTGACTCTGTGTTGCCAGAATCTTCCAAATCATGTGTTACCACCAGCATCTCAATGTCCTCTGCCCCTGAAGCACATGTGACAATTTCTCAGATTTCTGGGGCATCTGCACCACAAAACAGTGTAATGACAGACCATGCTTCTGAGGCAGAAAGCATTTCAGAGACCTGCAGTGTTGGGCAAGTGTCATCAATTGTGATGCAAACCACAGACTTGTTAGAGGGACAAGGTCTAACCAAAATGCTGTCTGACCTTACTAAAGAAAGAACAGCGATGCTAAAGCCCTCCTTTTCTCTTCAGGTGGAGCACTctgatttccccccagaaaacTCTAAAACAATAAAATCAAACGTTGATTTGCCTGAGAAGCAGGAACTTTTGTTAATGAACACTGAAGGTGACGCTCTCATGCAGCATCATTCCTGCATTTCCGATCAAGAGGTTGTTAGTGGTTCTCTTATTGCTAGCAGGCAGGCGGACTCTCCAATGTCAACTAGCTCTGGGAGTAGTCGTGGCTTCTCAGTTGCATCCATGTTGCCAGACACATCTAGGGAAGATGTTACCAGCAGCACATCAACAAATACATGTAACAGCTGCACTTTTTCAGAGCAAACTGACATTGTAGCTCTTGCAGCAAGAGCTATTTTTGACCAAGAGAACCTTGAAAAAAGTGGAGGAGGAATACAAGTTAACTTAAGGGATGCTGCCTCTAAGTCTTCTGAAGTTGCACCTTTGGAAAGCGAGCAGCAGCTTTTTAAACCACAAACAGTGAAAGCTAATGTAGGACAGTTGGAAGCAGCACCAAACAAATTCTATGCTCAGGATCCAGTGCAAACAAATGTTGATAGATCAGTGGAAAAACCAAGCTGTTCTGTAGGAGTGGAAGCATCaaatactgtacagatttcaacTTCCCAGTCAACAAATGTAACCAGTTTAAGTGTAAATAATCTCATACATCAAAGTCGCATCATCCACCCTCTTGTAAGTTGCTCAGGTTTATCCCAGCCTTCAGAACAAGCAGCTCTTTCTGCCACAGGGATTCGGTCCATGTCATCTAGTTCGTATGTCAGTCAGTCTCCAGGATCAGCTATGATGACTGAATATGCTCAAGAACAACTGAGTGCTATTAGGGCAAACACCATGCAGGCTCCACAGATGCAGGAACCACACTTAAAGCAGCAAAATCATGAAAGTCGCAAAGACTCTGCTAAACGTGCTGTCCAAGAGGACCTTCTGCTTTCTTCAGCGAAGAGGCAGAAGCAGTGTCAGACAACGCCTGTCAGGCTTGAAGGCGTGGCATTGACAAACCGAACACCAGACAGTATTGCTGACCAAACTCAAATGTTGGTTAGTCAGATCCCTCCCAATTCATCCAATCCGGTTGTGACAGTGAGCAATCAAGGGCACACAGATGGTCTTAACAGATTATTCCCATCCAACAACAACTTTGTGACCTCTGCTTTGAGGCAAACTGAAGTTCAGTGCAGTTCTCAGCCATCCATTTCAGAGCAGCAAGGTCAGGCAGGAGGTCAGCATCTGCAAGCTATACAACATGTACCTGCTCAAGGCGTATCACATCTTCACAGTAACCACCCATACTTAAAACAACAGCAGGCTGGACAGTTAAGAGAGAGGCATCACTTATATCAGCTACAGCACCATGTTCCTCATGCAGAGAGCTCAGTCCATTCTCAATCCCACAATGTCCACCAACAAAGAGCAATGCAGCAAGAGGTGCAGATGCAAAAGAAACGAAGCCTTGTCCAGGGAACCCAAGCCAGTCAACTTTCTTTACAACAGAAGCATCATGGAAATGATCAAACGCGGCAAAAAAGTGGACAGCCTCATCCCCACCACCAGCAAATACAGCAGCAAATGCAGCAGCACTTTGGAGCTTCCCAGCCTGAAAAGAACTGTGAAAACCCTTCAACAAGCAGAAACCATCATAACCATCCTCAGAGCCATCTAAATCAGGATATTATGCATCATCAGCAACAGGATGTTGGCAACAGACAGCAGGGCTCAGGGGTTTCATCCGAACATGTGTCTGGACATAATCAGATGCAGAGACTTCTGACTGCCAGGGGCTTGGAGCAACAAATGGTGTCCCAGCCAAGTATTGTTACCAGGCCATCGGAtatgacctgtgccccacacagACAAGAAAGAAACAGAGTTTCTAGTTACTCTGCAGAGGCACTTATTGGGAAGACGCCTTCTAATTCAGAACAGAGAATAGGGATATCCCTTCAAGGCTCTAGGGTTCCAGACCAGCTTGAAATGAGAAGTTACCTTGATGTTTCTAGGAATAAAGGTTTGGTAATTCATAACATGCAGAGTCGTATATCTGTAGACCATGCAGTTGGCTCAGAAGTTCAACGACTTTCTGATTGTCAGACATTCAAACCAAATGGGGCCAGCCAACAGCCAACAGGCAATTTTGATGTACAGGCCTCAAGAAATAGTGAAATTGGTAACTCTGTATCATCCCTCAGGGGCATGCAATCACAATCTTTTCGAATTAGTCAAAATACTGGGCCACCCATAGAGAGACAAAAGAGATTGCCCTATCAACCGGTTCGGGGTATTCCAGCGGGAAATGCTCTTCTGCCAAGGGACAATGAAAATACATGCCACCAAAGTTTTATGCAGAGTTTACTTGCCCCTCATCTTGGAGATCAGGTTAGTGGAAGCCAAAGATCAATTTCAGAACATCAGAGGAATACACAGTGCAGTGCATCCTCGACAATTGAATATAATTGTCCCCCAGCACGAGAGAATGTCCACATTCGAAGAGATGGTGAAGGTCAGAATAGAGAAAGTTGTGACATGTCTATGGGTGCAATTAATAGTAGGAATAGTTCTTTAAATATTCCTTTTTCAAGTTCTTCTTCCTCAGGAGATATTCAAGGTCGAAACACGAGCCCAAATATTTCTGTACAGAAGTCCAATCCCATGAGAATGACTGACAGTCATGGAAGCAAGAGCCACATGAATACACCTGTTTCTAGTAACGTGCATGGAGTTGTCCGgccagctctcccccaccctgctatCTCTCATGGGAATGCTGAGCAAGGGCAACCATCTGTTCGTCAGCCAAATTCTTCAGTTACTCAGCGATCAAGGCATCCTCTCCAGGATAATAGTGGTTCTAAAATCCGCCAGCCTGAAAGGAATCGAACTGGAAATCAAAGACACGGAAATGTGTTTGACCCTAGTCTGCCCCATCTTCCTCTGTCTACTGGTGGCAGTATGATCCTTGGGCGCCAACAATCTACAATAGAAAAAAGAGGCAGCATTGTCCGTTTTATGTCTGATGGCCCTCAAGTGTCTAATGATAATGCAGCCCCTGACCAGCATGCTTTGTCTCAAAATTTTGGattcccttttattccagagggTAGTATGAATCCACCAATAAATGCCAATACTTCTTTCATTCCACCAGTTACTCAGCCTAGTGCCACTCGAACACCAGCCCTAATCCCAGTAGATCCTCAAAATACACTTCCATCTTTCTATCCGCCTTATTCTCCTGCCCATCCTACTCTGTCCAATGACATTTCTATCCCTTACTTTCCCAATCAAATGTTTCCTAATCCAAGCACAGAAAAGCCCAGTAGCGGAGGTTTAAACAATCGATTTGGATCCATTTTATCTCCTCCCAGACCAGTTGGTTTTGCTCAGCCAAGTTTTCCTCTTCTCCCAGATATGCCGCCAATGCACATGACCAATACATCACACTTATCCAATTTTAACTTGACATCTTTGTTTCCAGAAATAGCCACAGCTCTTCCTCCAGATGGTTCGGCAATGTCGCCTTTGCTTTCAATAGCAAACACATCAGCTTCAGATTCTTCCAAGCAATCCTCAAACCGACCTGCCCACAACATAAGCCATATTCTAGGTCATGATTGTAGTTCAGCTGTATGA